A window of the Anthonomus grandis grandis chromosome 9, icAntGran1.3, whole genome shotgun sequence genome harbors these coding sequences:
- the LOC126740059 gene encoding uncharacterized protein LOC126740059 has translation MYFRMSRDQFESLHGKIEERIKKNDTTFRRAICTRERLAVFLRFLATGNSFRSLGFSYKMGFSTVREIIKEVAKAIKELLASEFLPIPTEQRWEEISARYQSMWNFPNCIGALDGKHINICCPINGGSNYYNYKGCNSIVLLALVDANYRFIAIDVGSYGRNSDGGIFALKSSLGISLANNTLNLPADKPLTQNGEALPHVIVGDEAFPLKSYLLRPYSRRYVAGNEPNKIFNYRLSRARRVVENSFGILAARWRIFLKHMEIQPDFVDDIVYAAICLHNMLCCNNDFEPEEIYRNTLESCFTLVPPLGQNSTQDAFRVRDKFRDYFLSDIGSVPWQLETVRRGRNVIIN, from the exons ATGTACTTTAGGATGTCCAGGGATCAATTTGAAAGTTTACatggaaaaattgaagaaagaataaaaaaaaatgataccacTTTTCGAAGAGCGATCTGTACAAGAGAAAGATTAGCtgtatttttaag ATTCTTAGCCACTGGCAATTCATTTCGATCTCTTGGCTTCAGTTATAAAATGGGATTTAGCACAGTTCGTGAAATTATCAAAGAAGTAGCAAAGGCCATAAAGGAACTTCTAGCATCAGAATTTTTACCAATACCCACAGAGCAACGATGGGAAGAAATAAGTGCAAGATATCAGTCTATGTGGAACTTTCCTAACTGTATAGGCGCTTTAGACGGAAAGCATATAAATATTTGCTGTCCTATTAATGGCGGatcaaattattataactaCAAAGGTTGTAACTCAATTGTTCTGCTGGCGCTGGTGGATGCTAATTACCGATTCATAGCGATTGATGTGGGCTCATATGGTCGCAACAGCGATGGAGGAATTTTTGCCTTGAAGTCTTCTCTGGGAATTTCGTTAGCTAATAATACACTGAATCTTCCAGCTGATAAGCCGCTTACACAAAACGGTGAAGCTTTACCTCATGTTATTGTGGGAGACGAAGCTTTCCCACTAAAATCGTATTTATTACGCCCCTATAGCCGGCGTTATGTAGCAGGAAATgagccaaataaaatttttaactatagGCTTTCGCGGGCTAGGAGAGTAGTGGAAAATAGTTTTGGAATTCTTGCAGCACGATGGCGAATTTTTCTTAAGCACATGGAAATACAACCAGATTTTGTTGATGACATAGTATATGCCGCAATTTGTCTTCATAATATGTTATGCTGCAATAATGATTTTGAGCCAGAAGAAATATATCGTAACACCCTCGAATCGTGTTTTACATTAGTGCCACCCTTGGGTCAAAATTCTACTCAAGATGCTTTTCGCGTTCGGGACAAATTTAGAGATTATTTTCTATCAGATATTGGTAGTGTACCATGGCAATTAGAAACTGTACGACGTGGACGTaacgtaataataaattaa